A genomic window from Arvicanthis niloticus isolate mArvNil1 chromosome 25, mArvNil1.pat.X, whole genome shotgun sequence includes:
- the Spaca1 gene encoding sperm acrosome membrane-associated protein 1 yields MRARGAGCLAGLLAVGWLILVGLQTSQASNVTSAVQEPGMVRESESENENEPEEEAENEGEVAETDTTVEAEEEVQNRTIVKEVEFGMCTVTCGVGIREVILTNGCPGGESKCVVRVEECRGPVDCGWGKPISENLESARLSCVHISPENRFKYIWKLLKPDQQPVILTNDTAVLEVPRELHPMAFECDTLDNNEMVASVKFTIYTTSELQMRRSSRPDTDAVLVFVLTIGVIICIFVIFVLIFIIINWAAVKTFWGAKASTTEIQSELSSMRYKDSTSLDQTPTDIPVHEDDALSEWNE; encoded by the exons ATGCGCGCCAGGGGCGCAGGCTGCCTCGCTGGGCTGCTGGCCGTCGGATGGCTGATCCTGGTGGGCCTGCAGACCTCGCAGGCGTCGAATGTCACCTCCGCCGTCCAGGAACCCGGCATGGTccgcgagagcgagagcgagaacGAGAACGAGCCCGAGGAGGAGGCTGAGAACGAAGGCGAAGTGGCTGAGACTGATACCACGGTCGAGGCCGAGGAAGAGG tTCAAAACAGAACAATAGTCAAAGAAGTAGAATTCGGAATGTGCACAGTAACTTGTG GTGTTGGTATTAGAGAAGTAATTTTAACCAATGGATGCCCTGGAGGTGAATCCAAGTGTGTTGTCCGTGTGGAAGAATGCCGTGGACCTGTTGATTGTGGCT GGGGTAAACCGATTTCTGAAAATCTTGAAAGTGCTAGACTATCATGTGTTCATATATCTCCTGAAAATCGTTTCAAATATATATGGAAGCTTCTAAAGCCAGACCAA CAACCTGTTATACTGACAAATGACACAGCAGTCCTGGAAGTACCAAGAGAACTTCATCCTATGGCTTTCGAGTGTGACACTTTGGATAATAATGAAATGGTGGCATCTGTTAAGTTCACAATCTATACAACAAGTG AATTACAGATGAGAAGATCCAGCAGACCAGATACTGATGCAGTCTTAGTTTTTGTGCTGACCATAGGAGTGATTATCTGCATATTTGTGATCTTCGTGTTGATTTTCATCATCATAAATTG GGCGGCAGTGAAAACCTTCTGGGGGGCAAAAGCCTCAACAACTGAGATACAGTCCGAGTTGAGCTCTATGAGGTACAAAGATTCGACATCTCTTGACCAGACACCAACAGATATACCTGTACATGAAGATGATGCTTTGAGTGAATGGAATGAATGA